A window of the Serratia sarumanii genome harbors these coding sequences:
- a CDS encoding cation:proton antiporter: protein MELSAPLMLVLIGLASLLAQWLAWLLRLPAILPLLLFGIVLGPTVHLVQPDLLFGDLLFPLVSLSVAIILFEGALTLRFEEIRGLGGVVRNLVTVGMLVTFLVISLASWWLLDFPPELAALIGAVTVVTGPTVIAPLMRVVRPNANINQVLRWEGIVIDPVGAIFTLLVFEFIVLKQNAESYTHLFWTLGMTAAVGLIAGALFGYLLGLALRRVWLPRYLQNLAVLAIMLTAFGVSNAIADESGLLTVTVMGIWLANMRDVDTSDILAFKEELSAILISALFIILAARLDIQALWNMGWPLLLLLLVVQFIARPLCIAVSTWRSSLHWRDRLLLCWIAPRGIVAAAVSSLFALTLQRSGYQGADRLVTVVFAIIIGTVVLQSLTSGMMARWLRVQQQKPRGVLIVGANSVARMLAQALIKLNVPVIVTDSSWEYYRQARMEGIPAYYGHAYSEHAENYLDLSNIAQVLALSPNRHQNALAVYHFGHLFGEDHVFAIRSGAPLKGRGASAESSRFRRHEILFNQEATYGRLSSLLARGATIKATKLNENFGWLEYLEKHQGVIPLFSQKEDGSLQPIGAGSTPAMPCTLIALVQDENPSPSVR from the coding sequence ATGGAATTATCTGCCCCGCTCATGTTGGTGCTTATCGGCCTGGCGTCGCTGCTGGCGCAGTGGTTGGCCTGGCTGCTGCGCCTGCCGGCCATTTTGCCGCTGTTGCTGTTCGGCATCGTGCTCGGCCCGACGGTGCATCTGGTGCAGCCGGATCTGCTGTTCGGCGATCTGCTGTTTCCGCTGGTGTCGCTGTCGGTGGCGATCATCCTGTTCGAAGGGGCGCTGACGCTGCGTTTCGAGGAGATACGCGGCCTCGGCGGCGTGGTGCGCAATCTGGTCACCGTCGGCATGCTGGTCACCTTTCTGGTCATCAGCCTCGCCAGCTGGTGGCTGCTGGATTTCCCGCCGGAGCTGGCGGCGCTGATCGGCGCGGTGACGGTGGTGACCGGGCCGACGGTGATCGCCCCGCTGATGCGCGTGGTGCGGCCGAACGCCAACATTAACCAGGTACTGCGCTGGGAAGGGATCGTCATCGATCCGGTCGGCGCCATCTTCACCCTGCTGGTGTTCGAATTCATCGTGCTGAAACAGAATGCGGAGTCCTATACCCATCTGTTTTGGACGCTGGGCATGACCGCCGCCGTCGGCCTGATTGCCGGCGCACTGTTCGGCTACCTGCTCGGCCTGGCGCTGCGCCGCGTCTGGCTGCCGCGCTACCTGCAGAACCTGGCGGTGCTGGCGATCATGCTGACCGCCTTCGGCGTTTCCAACGCCATCGCCGACGAATCCGGCCTGCTGACCGTCACGGTGATGGGCATCTGGCTGGCCAACATGCGCGACGTGGACACCAGCGATATTCTGGCGTTCAAAGAGGAGCTGTCGGCGATCCTGATCTCGGCGCTGTTCATCATTCTGGCGGCGCGGCTCGATATCCAGGCGCTGTGGAACATGGGTTGGCCGCTGCTCCTGCTGCTGCTGGTGGTGCAGTTCATCGCCCGGCCGCTGTGCATCGCGGTGTCGACCTGGCGCTCTTCCCTGCACTGGCGCGATCGGCTGCTGCTGTGCTGGATCGCCCCGCGCGGCATCGTCGCCGCGGCGGTCAGCTCGCTGTTCGCGCTGACGCTGCAGCGCAGCGGCTACCAGGGCGCCGACCGGCTGGTGACCGTGGTGTTCGCCATCATCATCGGCACCGTGGTGCTGCAAAGCCTGACCAGCGGGATGATGGCGCGCTGGCTGCGGGTGCAGCAGCAAAAGCCGCGCGGCGTGCTGATCGTCGGCGCCAACAGCGTGGCGCGCATGCTGGCGCAGGCGCTGATCAAGCTGAACGTGCCGGTAATCGTCACCGACAGCAGCTGGGAATACTACCGCCAGGCGCGCATGGAAGGCATCCCGGCCTACTATGGCCACGCCTACTCCGAACACGCCGAGAACTATCTCGATCTGAGCAATATCGCCCAGGTGCTGGCGCTGTCGCCCAATCGCCACCAGAACGCGCTGGCGGTCTACCACTTCGGTCATCTCTTCGGCGAGGATCACGTGTTTGCCATCCGTTCGGGAGCGCCGCTGAAAGGGCGCGGCGCCAGCGCGGAAAGCTCGCGTTTCCGCCGGCATGAAATTTTATTTAATCAGGAAGCCACCTACGGCCGCCTGAGCAGCCTGCTCGCCAGGGGAGCCACCATCAAAGCGACCAAATTGAACGAAAATTTCGGTTGGCTGGAGTATTTGGAGAAACATCAGGGCGTTATTCCGTTATTCAGCCAAAAGGAAGACGGTTCTCTGCAACCGATTGGCGCCGGTTCCACGCCCGCGATGCCCTGTACGCTTATCGCGCTGGTGCAAGATGAAAATCCCTCACCGTCTGTACGTTGA
- the pgi gene encoding glucose-6-phosphate isomerase, which translates to MKNINPSQTAAWQALQQHYAQMKDVRIADLFAQDSDRFSRFSATFNDQMLVDYSKNRITQETLEKLQALAKETDLQGAIKSMFAGEKINRTEDRAVLHIALRNRSNSPILVDGKDVMPEVNAVLAKIKQFCARVIGGEWKGYTGKPITDVVNIGIGGSDLGPYMVTEALRPYKNHLNMHFVSNVDGTHIAETLQPLNPETTLFLVASKTFTTQETMTNAHSARDWFLSSAADQQHVAKHFAALSTNGKAVAEFGIDTDNMFEFWDWVGGRYSLWSAIGLSIALSIGYDNFEQLLSGAHAMDKHFAETPAEKNLPVLLALIGIWYNNFFGAETEAILPYDQYMHRFAAYFQQGNMESNGKYVDRNGNPVDYQTGPIIWGEPGTNGQHAFYQLIHQGTKLVPCDFIAPAISHNPLGDHHAKLLSNFFAQTEALAFGKSLDVVEAEFAAQGKTPEQVKHVAPFKVFEGNRPTNSILLREITPFSLGSLIALYEHKIFTQGAILNIFTFDQWGVELGKQLANRILPELAGSEKISSHDSSTNALINRFKEWR; encoded by the coding sequence ATGAAAAATATCAATCCTAGTCAAACCGCTGCTTGGCAAGCCCTGCAGCAACATTATGCACAGATGAAAGACGTACGGATCGCCGACCTGTTCGCCCAGGACAGCGATCGTTTCTCCAGGTTCTCCGCGACCTTCAACGACCAAATGTTGGTGGACTATTCCAAGAACCGTATCACGCAGGAAACCCTGGAGAAGCTGCAGGCGCTGGCGAAAGAAACCGATCTGCAAGGCGCCATCAAATCGATGTTCGCCGGTGAGAAAATCAACCGCACCGAAGATCGCGCGGTGCTGCACATTGCCCTGCGCAACCGCAGCAACAGCCCGATCCTGGTCGACGGCAAAGACGTGATGCCGGAAGTGAACGCGGTGCTGGCCAAGATCAAACAGTTCTGCGCGCGCGTCATCGGCGGCGAGTGGAAAGGCTACACCGGCAAACCGATCACCGACGTGGTGAACATCGGCATCGGCGGTTCGGATCTCGGCCCTTACATGGTGACCGAAGCGCTGCGCCCGTATAAAAACCACCTGAACATGCACTTCGTCTCCAACGTCGACGGCACCCATATCGCCGAAACGCTGCAGCCGCTGAACCCGGAAACCACGCTGTTCCTGGTGGCCTCCAAAACCTTCACCACTCAGGAAACCATGACCAACGCCCACAGCGCGCGCGACTGGTTCCTGAGCAGCGCCGCCGATCAACAACACGTGGCCAAGCACTTCGCCGCGCTGTCCACCAACGGCAAAGCGGTGGCCGAGTTCGGCATCGATACCGACAACATGTTCGAATTCTGGGACTGGGTAGGGGGCCGTTACTCCCTGTGGTCGGCGATCGGTCTGTCGATCGCGCTGTCCATCGGTTATGACAACTTCGAGCAGCTGCTGAGCGGCGCGCACGCCATGGACAAGCACTTCGCCGAAACGCCGGCGGAGAAGAACCTGCCGGTGCTGCTGGCGCTGATCGGTATCTGGTACAACAACTTCTTCGGCGCCGAAACCGAAGCCATTCTGCCGTACGATCAGTACATGCACCGTTTTGCCGCTTACTTCCAGCAGGGCAACATGGAATCCAACGGCAAGTACGTCGATCGCAACGGCAATCCGGTGGATTATCAGACCGGCCCTATCATTTGGGGCGAGCCGGGCACCAACGGCCAGCATGCGTTCTACCAGCTGATCCACCAGGGCACCAAGCTGGTGCCTTGCGACTTCATCGCGCCGGCCATCAGCCATAATCCGCTGGGCGATCATCACGCCAAACTGCTGTCCAATTTCTTCGCCCAGACCGAAGCGCTGGCGTTCGGCAAGTCGCTGGACGTGGTGGAGGCCGAGTTCGCGGCGCAGGGTAAAACCCCTGAGCAGGTCAAGCACGTGGCGCCGTTCAAAGTGTTTGAAGGCAACCGCCCGACCAACTCGATCCTGCTGCGCGAAATCACCCCGTTCAGCCTGGGCAGCCTGATCGCGCTGTACGAGCACAAGATCTTCACCCAGGGCGCGATCCTGAACATCTTTACCTTCGATCAGTGGGGCGTGGAGCTGGGTAAACAGCTGGCTAACCGCATCCTGCCGGAGCTGGCGGGCAGCGAGAAAATCAGCAGCCACGACAGCTCGACCAATGCGCTGATCAACCGCTTCAAGGAATGGCGCTAA
- the panS gene encoding ketopantoate/pantoate/pantothenate transporter PanS yields the protein MLALLTRLFPLWAILLSVAAYYTPTTFTGIGPYVSPLLMLIMFAMGVTLRLDDFKRVLARPGPVAAGIFLHYLIMPLAAWILAMLFRMPPDLSAGMVLVGSVASGTASNVMIYLAKGDVALSVTISAVSTLVGVFATPLLTRLYVDAEISVDIMGMLLSILQIVVIPIGLGLIVHHTLTKTVKRIEPLLPALSMVCILAIISAVVAGSQSHIASVGLVVIVAVILHNGIGLLSGYWGGKLFGFDESTCRTLAIEVGMQNSGLAATLGKIYFSPLAALPGALFSVWHNLSGSLLAGYWSGRPIKKK from the coding sequence ATGTTGGCATTACTCACGCGTTTATTCCCCCTGTGGGCGATACTGCTGTCCGTCGCCGCCTATTACACGCCGACCACCTTTACCGGCATCGGCCCCTACGTCAGCCCGCTGCTGATGCTGATCATGTTCGCCATGGGCGTCACGCTGCGGCTGGACGACTTCAAACGCGTGCTGGCGCGCCCCGGCCCGGTGGCGGCCGGCATCTTCCTGCACTATCTGATCATGCCGCTGGCGGCCTGGATCCTGGCGATGCTGTTTCGCATGCCGCCGGATCTGTCCGCCGGCATGGTGCTGGTGGGCAGCGTGGCCAGCGGCACCGCCTCCAACGTGATGATCTATCTGGCCAAGGGCGACGTGGCGCTGTCGGTGACCATCTCTGCGGTCTCGACGCTGGTGGGCGTGTTCGCCACGCCGCTGCTGACCCGTTTGTACGTCGACGCCGAAATCAGCGTCGATATCATGGGCATGCTGCTGAGCATTCTGCAGATCGTGGTGATCCCGATCGGCCTGGGCCTGATCGTCCACCATACCCTGACCAAAACGGTGAAACGCATCGAGCCGCTGCTGCCGGCGCTGTCGATGGTGTGCATCCTGGCGATCATCAGCGCGGTGGTGGCGGGCAGCCAAAGCCATATCGCCTCGGTCGGTCTGGTGGTGATCGTCGCGGTGATCCTGCACAACGGCATCGGTCTGCTGAGCGGCTATTGGGGCGGCAAGCTGTTCGGCTTCGACGAATCCACCTGCCGCACGCTGGCGATCGAAGTCGGCATGCAGAACTCCGGGCTGGCGGCCACGCTGGGCAAAATCTACTTCTCGCCGCTGGCCGCGCTGCCGGGCGCACTGTTCTCGGTCTGGCACAACCTTTCCGGTTCGCTGCTGGCGGGTTATTGGTCCGGCCGCCCCATCAAGAAAAAATAA
- a CDS encoding ShlB/FhaC/HecB family hemolysin secretion/activation protein, protein MIKKITALTLLVSTALSAETLPDAHMMRDMSMGESRRALQDSTREVNQLIEQRRYQQLKQQRLLAEPEPAAPALPQSAQCLPIAGVYLQGVTLLSPADLSALSALPENCISSNDINRLTRELTRLYVQKGYITARVQIVRPNSQGELGLSVTEGFIEKIEGGDRWVNSRLLFPGLEGKPLKLTELDQGLDQANRLQSNTTKLDILPGRQVGGSVIRLRNQHAKPWLMTVGTDNYGQKSTGQWLARATATLDSPFGLSDFVSLNANSTLENPAHRYNRAYTLLYSLPYGAFTFSGFASFSSYENHQQLPHNLVKLHGQTQQYGLRSDYVFYRDRDQIDSLSGQLTYKRIDNYFESVRLEVSSPTLTLAELSASHLQILPNGVFSANLSVEQGLPWLGAGRHPSSVHLDSQFTKGKLFANLSQRLHLGDATYQLNNLFYGQYSRDPLPGVEWLSLTDRSAVRGFSRSTQSGDNGWYLQNTLSRSFNLGATTLTPRLGADVGRILPRQDSSGWRSSAGLSSGATLRYRQALVDLEVSRGWILSNHTTPEDPVQVLARFSYTF, encoded by the coding sequence ATGATAAAAAAAATCACCGCTTTGACGCTGTTGGTCAGCACGGCCCTTTCCGCCGAAACCCTGCCGGACGCCCACATGATGCGGGATATGTCGATGGGGGAGTCGCGCCGCGCGCTGCAAGACAGCACGCGTGAAGTCAACCAGTTGATTGAGCAACGCCGCTACCAGCAGCTGAAGCAGCAACGCTTGCTGGCGGAGCCGGAACCGGCCGCGCCCGCCCTGCCGCAGTCCGCGCAGTGCCTGCCGATCGCCGGCGTTTATCTGCAGGGCGTCACCCTGCTCTCGCCGGCCGATTTATCCGCCCTGAGCGCGCTGCCGGAAAACTGTATCAGCAGCAACGATATCAATCGCCTGACCCGTGAATTAACGCGCCTTTATGTGCAAAAAGGCTATATCACCGCGCGCGTGCAAATTGTTCGCCCTAATTCACAGGGAGAATTGGGATTAAGCGTCACCGAAGGATTTATCGAGAAAATAGAAGGCGGCGATCGCTGGGTCAACAGCCGTTTATTATTTCCAGGGCTGGAAGGCAAACCGTTGAAATTAACCGAGCTCGACCAGGGATTGGATCAGGCCAACCGTTTGCAATCGAATACCACCAAGCTGGATATATTGCCCGGCCGCCAGGTTGGCGGTTCGGTCATTCGTTTGCGCAATCAGCATGCCAAGCCCTGGCTGATGACCGTCGGCACGGATAATTACGGCCAAAAAAGCACCGGCCAGTGGCTGGCGCGCGCCACCGCCACGCTGGACAGCCCGTTCGGCCTGTCGGACTTCGTCAGCCTGAACGCCAACAGCACGCTGGAAAACCCGGCTCATCGCTATAACCGCGCCTATACCCTGCTCTATTCGCTGCCGTACGGCGCGTTCACCTTCAGCGGGTTCGCCAGCTTCTCCTCCTACGAGAACCACCAGCAGCTGCCGCACAACCTGGTCAAACTGCACGGCCAGACCCAGCAGTATGGTCTGCGCAGCGACTACGTGTTTTACCGCGATCGCGACCAGATAGACAGCCTGAGCGGTCAGTTGACCTACAAGCGCATCGACAACTACTTCGAAAGCGTGCGCCTCGAGGTCAGCAGCCCCACCCTGACCCTGGCCGAACTGAGCGCCAGCCACCTGCAAATTCTGCCCAACGGGGTATTCAGCGCCAACCTCAGCGTCGAACAGGGCCTGCCGTGGCTGGGGGCCGGTCGCCACCCAAGCTCGGTGCACCTCGACAGCCAGTTCACCAAAGGCAAGCTGTTCGCCAACCTCAGCCAGCGCCTTCACCTGGGTGACGCCACCTATCAGCTCAACAACCTGTTCTACGGCCAGTACAGCCGCGACCCGCTGCCCGGCGTGGAGTGGCTGAGCCTTACCGATCGCAGCGCCGTGCGCGGCTTCAGCCGCAGCACCCAGTCAGGCGACAACGGCTGGTATCTGCAGAACACGCTGTCGCGCAGCTTCAATCTGGGTGCCACCACGCTGACGCCGCGCCTCGGCGCCGACGTCGGCCGCATTTTGCCGCGCCAAGACAGCTCGGGGTGGCGCAGCAGCGCCGGCCTGAGCAGCGGCGCCACGTTGCGCTATCGGCAGGCGCTGGTCGATCTCGAGGTCAGCCGCGGCTGGATCTTGTCGAATCACACCACGCCGGAAGATCCCGTTCAGGTACTGGCGCGCTTTTCTTACACCTTTTAA
- the lysC gene encoding lysine-sensitive aspartokinase 3 yields MNQAAPQNSTVVAKFGGTSVADFEAMNRSADVVLANPQVRLVVLSASAGVTNLLVALAEGCEADKRNYRLDEIRRIQYAILDRLTAPAVIREEIDRLLENIAMLSEAASLATSTALTDELVSHGELMSTLLFVEILRARNVQAEWFDVRKVMRTDDHFGRAVPDSAALSELARAQLQPRLQEALVVTQGFIGSEPKGRTTTLGRGGSDYTAALLGEALGVGRVDIWTDVPGIYTTDPRVVPAAKRIDKIGFEEAAEMATFGAKVLHPATLLPAVRSDIPVFVGSSKDPAAGGTLVCNTTENPPLFRALALRRKQTLLTLHSLNMLHARGFLAEVFNILARHNVSVDLITTSEVSIALTMDTTGATSVGGSLLTTSLLTELSSLCRVEVEENLALVAIIGNQLSRACGVGKEVFGVLDPFNIRLICYGASSYNLCFLVPGEEAEQVVRTLHHNLFE; encoded by the coding sequence ATGAACCAAGCAGCACCCCAGAATTCCACCGTGGTAGCCAAATTCGGCGGCACCAGCGTCGCCGACTTTGAAGCCATGAACCGCAGCGCCGACGTCGTGCTGGCCAACCCGCAGGTCCGCCTGGTGGTGTTGTCCGCCTCGGCGGGCGTCACCAACCTGTTGGTCGCCCTGGCCGAGGGTTGCGAGGCCGACAAGCGCAACTACCGGCTTGATGAGATCCGCCGCATCCAGTACGCCATCCTCGATCGCCTCACGGCGCCGGCGGTGATCCGCGAAGAGATCGACCGCCTGCTGGAAAACATCGCCATGCTGTCGGAAGCCGCGTCGCTGGCCACCTCGACGGCGTTGACCGACGAACTGGTCAGCCATGGGGAGCTGATGTCCACCCTGCTGTTCGTTGAAATCCTGCGCGCCCGCAACGTGCAGGCCGAATGGTTCGACGTGCGCAAAGTGATGCGCACCGACGATCACTTCGGCCGCGCCGTGCCGGACAGCGCCGCGCTCAGCGAACTGGCCCGGGCGCAGTTGCAACCGCGGCTGCAGGAAGCGCTGGTGGTCACCCAGGGCTTTATCGGCAGCGAGCCGAAAGGCCGCACCACCACGCTCGGCCGCGGCGGTAGCGACTATACCGCCGCGCTGCTCGGCGAGGCGCTCGGCGTTGGCCGGGTGGATATCTGGACCGACGTGCCGGGCATCTACACCACCGATCCACGCGTGGTGCCGGCGGCCAAGCGCATCGACAAAATCGGTTTCGAAGAGGCGGCGGAAATGGCCACCTTCGGCGCCAAGGTGCTGCATCCGGCCACCTTGTTGCCGGCGGTGCGCAGCGACATTCCGGTGTTCGTCGGCTCCAGCAAGGATCCGGCGGCCGGCGGCACGCTGGTGTGCAACACCACCGAGAATCCGCCGCTGTTCCGCGCGCTGGCGCTGCGTCGCAAGCAAACGCTGCTGACGCTGCACAGCCTGAACATGCTGCACGCGCGCGGCTTCCTGGCGGAGGTGTTCAACATTCTGGCGCGCCACAACGTCTCCGTCGATCTGATCACCACCTCGGAGGTCAGCATTGCGCTGACCATGGACACCACCGGCGCCACCTCCGTTGGCGGCAGCCTGCTGACCACCTCGCTGCTGACCGAGCTGTCGTCGCTGTGCCGGGTGGAAGTGGAAGAAAACCTGGCACTGGTGGCGATCATCGGCAACCAGCTGTCGCGCGCCTGCGGCGTGGGCAAAGAGGTGTTCGGCGTGCTCGATCCGTTCAATATCCGCCTGATCTGCTACGGCGCCAGCAGCTATAACCTGTGCTTCCTGGTGCCGGGCGAAGAAGCCGAACAGGTGGTGCGTACCCTGCATCACAACCTGTTCGAATAA